aaaaaaaaagccaggtatggtgatgtgagcctataatcccaactacttgagaggctgaggcaggaggatagcttcagctcaggagttcaaggctgcagtgagctgtgacggTGCCACGGTACTCCAACCTAGgcacagagcaagatcttgtctctaaatacataaataaatacataaacaaagtTCTGTTCAACTGCCTCCATTCACTCATTCTAAGAAATGCTGTTGCTACCCAGGGATGATGAAAAAATCCATTTTAGGGATGGAAAGTCATGTAGAGGCAGCAGGATGGCAGGGAAAAAAGGGAAGGTCAAAGGAACTAAGATGTTAAGTCTAGAAAGGAAAAGGATAAAGAATTATCTAATTCTTGGtcagtgatacggtttggatttgtgtccctgcccaaatgtcATGTGGAATtgtcatccccagtgttggaggtggggcctggtgggaggtgattggttcaTGGGGCAGTTCATCCTAAATGGTTTATAGctccatccccttggtgctgagttctcatgagatctggttgtttaaaagtgtgtagcaccttcccctgcttttttcctcctgctccagccatgtgaagtgccagcttccccttcaccttccaccctgATTGATACCCAGTAggtgctgctatgcttcctgtacagcctgcagaactgtgagccaattaaacctcttttctctataaattacccagtctcaggtatctctttatagcagtgtgagaacaaactaacacAGTCAGGTACTAAATTAAACAGGAGACTTATTGATCCTGATTACTCTATGTCCTGAAAATCAGAAGAGAATCCCAAAGGAGTTTAAACATATTTCTCCATAGAATTCTTGAAGGCAATGACAGTTACACATCCCACCTATAGTCATCACTGAATTCATCATCATTAAAGCCTACATTTCCTTAGTACTCACAATGAGTTCTTTCTAAAAACATATatttggattttgttgttgttgttgtttgttttttgttttgagacagggtttcgctctttcgcccagactggagtgaagtggcgcgatctcggctcactgcaaactctgcctcccaagttcaagtgattctcctgcttcagcctcctaagtagctgggattacaggcgcccaccaccacacctggctaatttttgtattttcagtagagacagggtttcgccatgttggccaaggtggtcttgaactcctgaccttaggtgatccacctgtctagccttccaaagtattaggattacaggcatgagccaccatgcctggccatatgcATTTCTtaatattaacaacaacaacattgaCTGAGCACCCATCGATGGCAGAAAAACCATGCTAAGTGCCTTTCAGGTTTATCTTAACTTAAACCTGACTGGGTGGAGCAAGCATTCTGATCGCCATTTTGTAGACGACACTGGAGCTCAGAGGGGTTAAGGGGCATgccccaagtcacacagccagtaagtggcagagctgaactTTAAATCCAGGTCTGTGTGATAAACCCAGGGGATTaaccaaaactaaaaagaaataaatgagtaaataaataaatccaggtCTGTGGACCTCCAGACTCAGATCAGGTAATTAATATGAAAGAGAGGGCTTTACAGTTACTAAAGACAGTCACTACCTACATCAGGGAATTAGCATTAGCTTAAATAATAGACGTTTCGGCAATCTAGTCAGGAAACCTTGTAGAAAGGTTGTTACTTAAATCCAGAGTATACTTCATACAAGGAATGCTAAAGTCTCTATTTTTACTACTCATTACATATAACAGGCCCACATTGctattttctgagttttaaaagaacagaacaaaacaaaaaaaattccactcTCTGTTGAACCAAATATTCCCCTGCTTCTGAATTCATTTTGAGGGAGATTAGAAAGGGACCTGAGattaacagcaacaataacaaaaagactcCAGGAAACAGCTCCTTGTCATTGCTGTGCCAGGGAAGCTGTCCTTTGAAGTTCCTCCTGACAGCTTTGCTTAGGTAAGATGTTTTTCTGTCTAAGACAATGAAGCCTTCTCAGAGATCTGCTAttggaagagagagaaacaaactaTCACACACCCGTATAGCTGCTGGTTGTTTTTAAGCTCGTTTGTTTTAAACTCTGCTTATTACCTGGATCCACATCAGAAGAACAAGGAAGAGAATGGAATTCCAAAGAACTGAAAGCCTCGCTGTTGGCTTCTTGGCTGGGTCTCTGCAGGACATAATCTCTTATGTCACACACTGATGGCAGGTCCAAAGCACTGCTCTCCTCTGACAAGCTGCCTGAAGTGGTATCCCTGGCTGCCATAGTCCTgccatggaaaaaataaaacaattcaataCAAAAGGCACCACATAGCAGGATCCTTCACTGGAGACAAGAGCTTGaagaattttatttgtttttttatttttatttttatttttatttttgtagagatcaggtctcactaagttgcccaggctggtcttgaactcctgggcttaagcaatcctcccacctcacctcccaaagtgatgggattatgggtgtgagccaccacacccacccaaaaaattttaaaggtcaAACAACAGTGAAATCAGAATGATTTACAGTAGTCCCCCCTCATGTGTGATTTTGCTCTCTGCAGTTTCAGTTAATCTCACTCAACCATGGTTcaaaaatattacatggaaaacTCCAGAAACAAACAATTGATAAGCTTCCAAATGTGCACCATTCTGAGTATTGTGATGAAATCGCGTGCTGTCCTACTCCATCCCACCTGGGACATTAATTACCCCTCTGTCCAGTGTATCTGAACTATACTGAACCTGCCCCTTAGTCATTCAGTAGCCTTCTCAGTTATGAGATTGACGGTTGtggtatcacagtgcttgtgttcaagtaactctTATTTTACTTACTAATGGCTCCAAaacacaagagtagtgatgccgGCAAGTCAGATATGCCAAAGATAGGCCACAAAGTACTTTCTTTAGGCAAAAAGGTAAAAGTTGACTgagtgcactggctcacacctgtaatcccagcactttgggaggctgaggcgggtggatcacctgaagtcaggagttcaagaccagcctagccaacatggtgaaacctgtctctactaaaaatacaacaattagccaggcgtggtcgtgggcacctgtaatcccagctacttgggagtcagaggcaagagaatcccttgaacccgtgaagtggaggttgcagtgagatgagaccgtgtcattgcactccagcctgggcaaactccactcaaaaaaaaaggtaaaagttcTCAActcaataaggaaagaaaaaaaattatgcctaGGTTACTAAGATCTACTGTAACAAAGAATCTTCTAtccatgaaattgtgaagaaggaaaaaaaaaattcatgccaGTCTTGATGACacacctcaaactgcaaaagttatagccacacggaggttgcagtgagccaagatcgcaccactgcacaccagcctgggctacagcacaagactctgtctcaaaaaaaaaaaaaaaaaaaaaaaggttatggaGTTATGGCCATAGCAcataagtgcttagttaagatggaaaaggcattacATTTGCGGgtagaagacatgaacagaaaggtgttcTGACAGCAATGTGTTGTACCAGAAAGCACGGAGCCTACACAAAGACATCAGCAAGGATCCCCTGAAACAAGTGACACCAAAAGCCATTTACCACAAGTAAGGGACAGTTATACAGATTCAAGAATAGGTTTGGACTGAAAAGCATAAAAACTACTACAGAGGTTGCATTTGCCAGTGAAGAAGCTGCTGCCACATTTTCGGCAGACTTGAAGAAGTAGATTAAGGAGAAAAGATACCATACACAGCAAGTCTTCAATTGCAATAAGACTGGCCTCTTCTGGAAGAAGATGACCAACAGAACCTAAATTCATAAAAGTGCAAAGGAAGCACCAGGGCAAAAAGCATGGAAAGACAGATTAACTCTAGTACTGTGTGGCAACGCTGCGGGGCATATGACAAAGCCAAGCATGGTGTACAGAGCAAAGAACCCATGTGCCctcaaaagcaaaaccaaaaattattcATGCTTGTGTTCCGGTCATATAATCAGAAAGTATGGGTGACAGCTGTCTTGTTTATAGAATGGTTCCGCCAATGCATCAATGGTTCccagaagtgaaaaaaatatttgaaagaggaAGGGTTGGAATTTAAGGACCTATTAATAATAGATAACGTACCCAGCCATCCTGAATCTGTTTGCCATGAACACGAAAATGCTGAGGTTGTATTTTTATCTGCAAATACAACCTTTTTCTTCAGCCACTTGACTAGGACATCATTCATTTTCCCAAGGCCACATACATCTGCCTGGTATTTGATCACATTCAATCCGCAATTGATGCAGATCGTAAACTGGAAATAATGTAGTGCTGGGAATCATTCACTATTGCTGATGCAATAGCACTCATCGAAGTTGCAATGGATGAATTAAACCACAAACTAAATGCCTGCTGGAAGGACTGATGGAGTGGAAGTTGTGAATGATTTTAAAGCCTTCCCTGAAATTGATAGAGAAGTTGGGAAAATCATCCATGCAACAAGACAAGTTGATGGAGAAGGATTTGCTGATATGCTTGATGAAGTAGAAGGACATACTGAAGGCCATTGAGAAGTGCTAACAAATGAGGAACTGGAAGAACTTGTCATGTCCTCtatagaggaagaggaagatgaagaagaagaaactaaagCAGAACCAGCCATGTGGACATTACTAAAATTTGCTGAAGTGTTTCAAACTGCacagacattaaaatataaaattatggcaTATGATCCTCAGATGAAACGCAGCATTAAAATCACCTGTATGATCACAGAGAGTCTACAACTTCGCAGCAACACTTTTATGAGTTACAAAGAAAGGCAACAACCTCTGATTACAATGTTCTTCCAAAAGTTTTCAGCAAAAAACACTATCAAGGATCCCCAAGCATCAAGATCTTCATGGCTCAATGATCCAGGATTGCCTGAAGCAGAGGATCCTCCTTCTGATGTAATCTCAGTAGCCAAACACTACATCACAGTGCCTGCGCCATTCACCTCCCTTCATCTCATCAcataggtattttctttttttttttttctgagacggagtttcacttgttgcccaggctggagtgcaatggcgcaatctcggctcactacaacctccacctcccaggttcaagcgattctccttcctcagcctcccaagtagctgggattacaggcatgcgccaccatgcctggctaatttttgtatttttagtagagacagacttttgtcatgttggccaggctggtctcgaacccctgacctcagaggatccacccgtctcagcctcccaaagtgctgggattacaggtgtgagccaccatgcccggccatgtaGGCATTTCATCATCTCACATCACCACAGAAAGAAGGGTGaatatagtacaataagatattttgaaagacagagaccacattcacataacttatGTTACAGTATATTCTAATAGTTGTTCTGTTTGATTATAGTTTTGCTGTTCATCTCctattgtgcctaatttataaattaacctttatcataggtatgtatgtacgcataggaaaaaacatagtacatACTGGGTTCAGTACCATCTGCCATTTCAGGCATCCCCTGGGGGGTCCGTAGTCCACCTCACGGGTAAGGCAGGACTGCTGTACTTTTCCCTGCTATTGATGGTCTTTAATTCAGTATTTGTTTACGCTGTTTTCTTCATGATGAGAAAGAAATGCTCTCAGCAGAAAAGTAACATTAATAATTTCAGCTGGAAAATAAACTGCATGTCGGAAAAGGGAAGGGTTCAATCAGCGGGCACTCTctcaatgaaatactacacagcacCACAATTCAAGGCCTACAAGAATATTtgataaggctgggcgcagtggctcacgcctgtaattccagcactttgggaggccaaggcagaagtatcgcttgagcccaggagttgaagatcagcctgggcaacataggaagaccccatttttacaaaaaattttaaaaattagccaagtatggtggcatgtgcctgtagtcccagctactcaggaggcagtgttgggaggatcacttgagcctgggaggtcaaggctgcagtaagctgtgattgtgccaatgcactccagcccaagcgaGAGTGAGACCcgtattttaccaaaaaaaaaaagaagaagaagaagaagaaagaagaaggagaaagaagaagaagaagaagaaagaagaaggagaaggaggaggagaaggaggaggaggagaaggaaggaggagacgGAGGCGgcgaagaggagaaggaggaggaggagcaggaggagagccagaaggagcaggagaaggaggagggaggaggagaagaatgagagaagagaaggaagggaagaaggaaggaggaggcagaaggaaggaggggagaggaggaggcgaaggatagaaggaggaaggaggaggaggagagaggagaaggaggaggagagaagaagagaagggaggagaaggaggcgaaaggagaggaggaggagaggaggaggaggaggaggaaggagagggaggagcgAGACGAAGGATTAGAGAGGAGCGAGAGAGGAGGacgaggagaaggaggaggaggagagaggggaaggagggaagaaggaggaggagaagggaggaggaggagaaggagaagggaggaagaaaggggagaagagggaggaggagaggaggaggaggaaggaggagagaggaggaggaggaggcggggaagaggaggagaagagaggcgGAGGAGAAGGAGGCGACGgatgaaggagaaggaggaagacggaggagaaggaggaaggagagaggcgagaggagaggagggagaaggaggaggaggaggaggaggagaagagaggaggggaaggaggagaggaggaggagggaggagaagaggggaggaggaggatgaggaggagaggaggaggaggagaaggagggaggaggggcgagaggaggagggaggaggggggaggaggagaaggaggagaaggaggcggaggagaaggggagaagaggaggggggaggaggaggaggagaagaggaggaggaggagggagaggaggaggaggaggaggacaggaggagggaggaagaggaggggaggaggaggagaagggaggcgagaagaaggagggaaggaggagggagggaggaggaggagcaggaggaggggaggaggaaggaggaggagaggagagaggagggaggagaaggagagaagacggagagaggaggaggagagaggaggaggatgaggaggcaGAGGCGACGGAGGacggaggaggaggatgaggaggggaagaggagacggggggagggggagaaggaggaggaggaggaggaggaaggaggcggagggagggaggcggacggaggaaggggaggaatgaggagaagaggaggagagaaggagaggagaggaggaggaggaggagaaggaggagaaggaggggagaaggaggaggagaggaggggaggaggcggaggaggagaaggaggaggggaggagggagaagaggggagggaaggaggggaggaggagggaaggagcgGAGGAgcggaggaaggagaaggaggaggaggaggagaggcggAGGAGgcgaatgaggaggaggagggaaggaggaggaggagaaggaggaggagaggagaggaggaggaggaggaggaaagaggaggaggacggcggaggagaagaggaggaggcgggggaggaggagaaaggaggaggaggaggagaggaggaagagaaggaggaggagaggagagcgaggagaggggagaaggaggaggaggaggagaggagggaggagaggagacggaggaggaagaaggaggagaaggagtaaGGAGGAGgagcggaggaggaggaggagaaggaggagggagaaggaggaggaggagaaggagaaggaggaggagaggaggaggaagaggaggaggaggggaggaggaggaggaaggaggatgggatggaggaggaggacgaaggaggagggaggaggagaaggaggaggagaagggaggaggaggagaaggagaaggagggaggcgGCGGAGGAGAGGACGGAGGAGGGCAGGAGGAcgaaggaggaggaggcggaggaggaggaggagagaaggggagggaggagaaggagaggcgaagaaggagggggagagggaggacggaggaggaggaggagaaggcggcggtggagggaaggggaggggaggaggagaggaggagacggagaagagagaggaggagaggaaggagggaggaggaggaggaggaggaggagagagggaaaggaggagaaggacggaggaggagggaggcagggggaggaggaggaaggaggaggaaggaggaggaggaggagagagaaggaggaggagcaggaggaggcggaggaggagggaaggagaggaggaggagaaggaggaggaggaggagaaggaggaggaggaggaggcaggagaagaggaggaggcgaaggaggaggagggaggagaggagaaggagggaggaggaggggcaggaggaggaggaggaggaggaggggaggaggaggggagggaggagagaaggcggaggaggagagaaggaggagagaggaggaggagaaggaggaggagaggagaaggagaggaggggagagaggcggAGGCGCGAGAGgcgaaggaggaggaggagggaggaggaggaggagggaggcgaagaaggaaggagggaggagaaggcggaggaggagcaggaggaggaggcagaagggaaggacgcgaggaaggaggaggaggaagagaggaggagggaaggaggaggaggaggaggggaggagagaaggaggaggagaaggaggcggagaggaggagaggaggaggagaaggagaggaggagggaggaggaggcggaggaagaaggaggaggaggcaggaggaggaggcggaggagaagaagaggaggagaggaggaggaggaggaggagaggagaggaggaggaggagaggaggagggaggacgaggaggagaaggaggaggagaggaggagcggaggaggaggaggaggcgaggaggaggagaagaggggaggaggagaaggaggaggaggaggagaagaggaggaggaggaggagaaggaggaggaggagaaggagaaggaggaggaggaggaggaggagaaggaggaggaggaggagaagaaggagagaggagaaggaggagaaggagaagaagattaGATGAGAAGGGGAACTGTCCATGATACATTAAATGTGGTGAGCATAGCTGCCTTCCAAGCAGTTGACCTGGGTTTGATTCCTGGCGAATGTGcccacatgcatacatacacacaatatatTAAATGTGAAAAGGTTCTAAAACATTAAGGAGGGTTTGATCcagattatataaaataaaatgccatgtGTAGGATGTGTGTGTAAGAAATACTGTTAGATAAAGCTAGGAGGAAAAATGTCTAGAAGGGCATATCCAGTGAATTAATTTCACTAATTATCTGGGTAATATGATTACAggtgatttgcattttcctctaTGGGTCACTCAAACATGCAGTCAGTCAATTATTTAATATGATGGGCCTGGTGTCAGGCACTGGGAACACAAAGGTGAATGTCATAGACCCTTCCCTTCTAGTTTGGAGTGatacaaacacagacacatatcTTTTAACACAGTGAGTCAAGACAGAATTACCCAGAAGGGGCAGGAGGTTTTCTGGAAGAGGTTCTCCCCAAGCGTGGGGCAGGCCAGCCATGGCCAGAGGAAAGTGTGAACTCAGGAAGAACCAGCTTGGACAAGCACAGTGCCACAGGGTATCaggggatttatttatttatttatttatttatttttttttttttttttttttttttttttttttttttttttttgagacggagtcttgctctgttgcccgggctggagtgcaatggccggatctcagctcactgcaagctccgcctcccaggttttacgccattctcctgcctcagcctcccgagtagctgggactacaggcgcccgccacctcgcccggctacgtttttttttgtatttttagtagagacggggtttcaccatgttagccaggatggtctcgatctcctgacctcgtgatccgcccgtctcgggccccccaaagtgctgggattacaggcttgagccaccgcgcccggccggggggATTTAAAGTGAGTGTCGAGAATTGGCTGGGGGTTGTGGCTCAAAtgctgtaataccagcactttgggaggccaaggcaggcggatcacctgaggtcaggagttcgagaccagtctggccaacatggtgaaaccccatctctgctaaaaatataaaattagctgggcatggtggcatgcacctgtaatcccagctactcgggaggtggaggcccgagaatcgcctgaacccaggaggcagaggttgcagtgagctgagatcacaccactgcactttagcctgggtgagagagtgagactctgtctcaaagaaaaaaaaaaagaattgatcaCTCAGTGAGTAAACGGGAAAGGACAAaccctgtggtctcagctggatGGCTACAGAGCCCTTCTCCTCCTGTACCCAGCTCTGGGAAGGCCTGGCTGCTATCAGCAACTTGGATACAAAGACTCTTTAGCTGAGCTCTGGAAGCCTCCAAGGTGGCTTAGTGGATTCAGCATTTGGACATTTCACTAGGTGTTCCCTACCCCTCCGTTACTCTCTGACTCAGAAGCTGCTATCATCAATAACTCTTATGATAGCTGGCACCAGGTGTCATGAGTGCCATGGGTCACCGTGTACATGCAGAGCAGTTATCAGGTCAGATTTGCAGATTTGGCAGCTGGGTAGCAAGTGAACTTGTCACACTTAAGTCTGGTGGCAGGCAATCTCATGAACAAGAATTCACTCACCTGCAGTGGTCCAGGTGGGAGAGGAAGAGCACATGAATGAGGTCAGGACCCCATGGGTCAAGAATAGATTAAGAGAGATTAAGAACAGATTTACAAACTGAAATGAGAGTACAATTTAATAAGTGAataaagaggccgggtgcggtggctaccactttgggaggcggaggtaggaggattgctgctcaagagtttgagaccagcctgggcaacatagcaagaccttgtatctactaaaaaatttttaaaagtatgtagccaggcagagtggtgcatgcctgtagtcccagctactcaggaggctgagatgggaagatcgcttgagccaggcGGTCGGGGATACAGTAAcacgagattgtgccactgcactccagcttgggcgatggagtgagaccctgtctcaaaaaaaaaaaaaaaaaaaagaaaagaaaagaaaaagaaaagaaaagacaaagcgAATGGAGAAATGTGTTAAAGAGGAGCTAAGAGTCAACAAGGAGTGACAGTTTCAGTGATTCGGCTTTTTTATTAACTAGGTTAGAGGTGACAGGAAAAGACACAGTTTTCAGAGGAGGCAATATCCAAATGATGGCATCCTATGCAGCTGTTAAAATGACAGTCAGAACTTCAAAGATCTCAAAAACATATGTTTGAATGAAAGAAGTAATTtcaggctgggcgtagtggctcaagcctgtaatcctagtactttgggaggcagaagtggcaggattgcttgaggccaagaggtcaagaccaacctggccaacatagccagaccccgactctataagaagagaaaaaatataattaattttaaaaagaagtaatttaAGAATAACATGAGCAGCGTAATCATAAGAGTAGTTCCCATTTACTGAATGCTTGTTAgaggccaggcattgtgctaagagCTTCATCTGTCACAACCCTATGAGGCAGGTACTCCTTTCAATATCCTCATTAACAGTCAGACCCAGACACAGAGAGAAGTAAAGCCACTTGCCCAGGGAAACACATCTCAAAAGCAGCCAAGCTACGATGAATGCAGCCAAAAGTCCTCCCAGCATCCTGTGTCTGCACAGCCCCAGTGCTGTAGCCTAAACTACCATGTGATTGGGCAAAGATAGGAAGTATATTAAAACAAATCAGCAGTGACACCTGGCAAGATCTTTTTGTTTGAGGACACCCAGTCACATGCTGTTGTGCACATTCACTCGGGCAGAGAGTGAGCCAAGCTATCAGCTGATTGCTCCTGAAAGGAATGGAGTGATCAAGGTTCCTAAAGAAGCAAGAACATCCTGTCTTTTCACAGGTTCTATATTAGCCAACCAAGCCTGAAGCTTCAGCAAACACCTCCGCACCAGGCAACTTTGTCTCCCCCTTCTCCCTTCATGTTACCTAACACTCTGCTCTGGAGGCTTCTGGAAGGGGAACAAACAGGTCAGTGAATGATGCTGGCATATTCTGCCTGCCTGCAAAGGTGCCTTGAAATCAACCATCAACTGAGAGTGGCAACAGTGATATGAAATGAATGGAATCCTTTTTGAAAACAAATAGCACATTGATGTGatacttatattttctttgttttcagaatCACTTAAATGCCAAATACATCACAAACTGGGAACTGGACCATAAAAAGAAGACATgtcggctgggtgcagtagctgacgtctgtaatcccagcactttgggaccccgagatgggtggatcacgtgaggtcaggagtttgagaccagcctggccaacatattgagaccctgtc
This window of the Rhinopithecus roxellana isolate Shanxi Qingling chromosome 13, ASM756505v1, whole genome shotgun sequence genome carries:
- the SHLD1 gene encoding shieldin complex subunit 1 isoform X7, producing MVSVLGGLAAFLVSFLKCFGERTMAARDTTSGSLSEESSALDLPSVCDIRDYVLQRPSQEANSEAFSSLEFHSLPCSSDVDPADL
- the SHLD1 gene encoding shieldin complex subunit 1 isoform X6, with protein sequence MVSVLGGLAAFLVSFLKCFGERTMAARDTTSGSLSEESSALDLPSVCDIRDYVLQRPSQEANSEAFSSLEFHSLPCSSDVDPGTVDV
- the SHLD1 gene encoding shieldin complex subunit 1 isoform X5; the encoded protein is MVSVLGGLAAFLVSFLKCFGERTMAARDTTSGSLSEESSALDLPSVCDIRDYVLQRPSQEANSEAFSSLEFHSLPCSSDVDPGLMYKL
- the SHLD1 gene encoding shieldin complex subunit 1 isoform X4 yields the protein MVSVLGGLAAFLVSFLKCFGERTMAARDTTSGSLSEESSALDLPSVCDIRDYVLQRPSQEANSEAFSSLEFHSLPCSSDVDPGMSHCILSKLTREIF